From a single Sediminibacterium sp. KACHI17 genomic region:
- a CDS encoding NUDIX domain-containing protein has protein sequence MGLKIIKAAGGLVLNEKQEILMIFRRGKWDLPKGKLDEGETIETCAVREVMEETGLSDVTLGPLLTVTHHTYFDPWIKEEVIKETYWYQMQATVDQTLIPQTSEDIEVIEWVSSATLSDKLADSYDTIVEVVGKLTVDN, from the coding sequence ATGGGACTAAAAATAATAAAGGCTGCAGGCGGATTGGTTTTGAATGAGAAGCAGGAAATACTCATGATCTTTAGAAGAGGTAAATGGGATCTTCCTAAAGGAAAACTCGACGAGGGCGAAACAATAGAAACTTGTGCTGTTCGGGAAGTGATGGAAGAGACCGGATTAAGCGACGTAACATTGGGCCCATTGCTAACGGTGACCCACCACACTTATTTTGATCCATGGATCAAAGAAGAAGTCATCAAAGAAACATACTGGTACCAAATGCAAGCCACAGTTGATCAAACACTGATCCCGCAAACATCAGAAGATATTGAAGTGATTGAATGGGTTTCTTCAGCAACCCTTTCGGATAAATTAGCGGATAGTTATGATACGATTGTGGAGGTGGTGGGGAAGTTGACAGTTGATAATTGA
- the pyrE gene encoding orotate phosphoribosyltransferase has protein sequence MTNEKAVAEKLLQVAAVKLSPDQPFTWASGWKSPIYCDNRKVLSFPYVRDFIKSELCNVIFEGFPEAEMLAGVATAGIAWGAMAADQLKLPYVYVRPKPKEHGMGNQIEGFYSAGQKVLVIEDLISTGKSSLQVVDVLRAAGVEVVGMVSIFTYGFSHADEAFAKAGVTYKSLTNYSSLISLAVEKGQVSAETEQLLLEWRKDPANWKGL, from the coding sequence ATGACTAATGAAAAAGCTGTAGCGGAAAAGCTACTTCAGGTAGCCGCTGTAAAACTCAGTCCAGATCAACCCTTTACCTGGGCAAGTGGATGGAAGAGCCCGATATACTGTGATAATCGTAAAGTATTGTCATTTCCTTATGTTCGGGATTTTATTAAGAGTGAATTATGCAATGTCATCTTTGAAGGATTCCCGGAAGCAGAAATGCTGGCGGGAGTGGCTACAGCGGGTATTGCATGGGGTGCAATGGCTGCTGATCAGTTGAAATTGCCGTATGTATATGTTCGTCCAAAACCCAAAGAGCATGGAATGGGGAATCAGATTGAAGGGTTTTATTCGGCTGGACAAAAAGTATTGGTCATCGAAGATTTGATTTCTACCGGTAAAAGCAGTTTACAGGTTGTAGATGTATTGCGTGCAGCAGGTGTTGAAGTAGTAGGGATGGTCTCCATTTTTACTTATGGATTTTCGCATGCCGATGAGGCTTTTGCTAAAGCAGGTGTCACCTACAAATCATTGACCAACTATAGCAGTTTGATCAGTCTGGCAGTTGAAAAAGGACAGGTATCTGCAGAAACGGAACAGTTATTGCTGGAGTGGAGAAAAGACCCCGCTAATTGGAAGGGTCTCTAA
- a CDS encoding LEA type 2 family protein, whose product MKYLLLLWIVSVGLFACQKPQAFDYRNVKNVKIEKLGFEKSTLSMDLVYYNPNAFGVDLRKVDADIYIDNHYLGKYQLDTLMHIQRKAEFVLPSRIQVDMRGIFKNALTVLFNKEVLLHVKGTTKVGKAGFFKTIPFDYEARHKLEL is encoded by the coding sequence GTGAAGTATCTTCTATTACTTTGGATTGTATCGGTCGGATTATTCGCTTGTCAAAAACCGCAGGCTTTTGATTACCGGAATGTGAAAAATGTAAAGATTGAAAAGCTAGGGTTCGAAAAGTCCACCCTAAGTATGGACCTGGTTTACTACAACCCGAATGCCTTCGGGGTTGATCTGAGAAAGGTAGATGCGGATATTTATATCGACAATCACTATCTCGGCAAATACCAATTAGATACCTTAATGCATATCCAACGTAAAGCCGAATTTGTACTTCCCTCCCGTATTCAGGTGGATATGCGTGGTATTTTCAAAAATGCATTGACAGTACTTTTCAATAAAGAAGTACTATTACATGTGAAAGGCACGACAAAAGTGGGTAAAGCCGGCTTCTTCAAAACCATTCCTTTCGATTACGAAGCCAGGCACAAATTGGAATTGTAA
- a CDS encoding WbqC family protein: MNDNLIIEYQYFGSINYTNALFQFSNIEFEVYESFQKMSFRNRMVVAGSNGLVHLSVPLEKGRDQKQPISDVKISYSLPWQQQHWRTIESCYNRSPFYEFYRDGLENIFTSKPVYLIDLNRDIRNWLWKVLKIPSSYAETSSYQTPPIQDHTDFRNRWVPKNFQLDAFKIRYRQVFEDRIGFQPNLSILDLLFCMGPSAHSLLKGNILPI; the protein is encoded by the coding sequence ATGAATGATAATTTAATAATTGAATATCAATATTTTGGAAGCATTAATTACACTAATGCTTTGTTTCAATTTTCAAATATTGAATTTGAAGTATATGAGAGCTTTCAAAAAATGAGTTTTCGCAATAGAATGGTAGTAGCGGGGAGTAATGGATTGGTTCACTTGTCTGTTCCTCTGGAAAAAGGGCGTGATCAAAAGCAGCCGATCAGCGATGTTAAAATCAGTTATTCGTTGCCCTGGCAACAGCAACATTGGCGCACGATCGAATCTTGTTACAACCGATCTCCTTTTTATGAATTCTATCGGGATGGACTGGAAAACATCTTTACCAGCAAACCAGTATATCTGATCGATCTCAACCGGGATATCCGAAACTGGCTTTGGAAGGTGTTGAAGATACCGTCGAGCTATGCTGAAACCTCGTCTTACCAGACTCCGCCGATCCAGGATCATACGGACTTCCGTAATCGATGGGTGCCCAAAAACTTTCAATTGGATGCATTTAAGATCCGGTATCGACAGGTATTTGAAGATCGAATCGGTTTTCAGCCTAATCTCAGCATTTTAGACCTTTTGTTTTGCATGGGTCCATCCGCTCATTCGCTGCTGAAAGGCAACATTTTACCCATTTAA
- a CDS encoding PKD domain-containing protein: protein MVSLTTGVPQSNGGSQDMILYFTSNKDASVTVEVPSINYTQTYTVTKGQVTVSNPIPKSGNQDTRIADTGTYNHGIHITSTEDIVAYAHIYNQSVSGASLLFPTNTLGQEYYALSYSQFSNDPFSNSFFFVVATEDNTLVEITPSAANRNNKEINKPFTVKLNKGQIYSVLGTTNGATGSDLTGSKVKSISSNSSGSCKKIAVFSGTGKISIGGGNSGSADNLFAQAFPIVAWGKKYLTVPTSPQPNNFYRICVSDPSTIVKLNGNIIPNNLLVNGFYYQFKNSNISGTGAALPNLIESDKPILVAQYCTTQGTEGNPNTTPGGDPEMILLSPVEQTINDITLYSADRFNIIQSYINVVVKKGGEKSFKLDGRLISDSFKVHPSEPNYYYATLNVSAGSHNLYSDTGFNAIAYGFGAAESYGYNAGTNLRDFSRQASFSNPYTRIDSAVTCINTPVQFSVPLGFQPTSLRWDFTAAPNITPSTAIGIINTPAADSTLIVGGQSLYYYSTGKTFQFTSTNTNALRDTIKLYTTSATPDGCGSTDQVFTIPVKVNSKPIADFSFTASGCVSDVVTFNTPKTSGVRWLWDLGNGTNLDLTNETHGVVYAQPGNFNVKLRTVSDIGCVSEEVTKVLSITTKPIANFNFSSVRCTDTDITFTDASTSQVGTINKWTWDLGDGNGSIVATTNAPQTTKYTTTGGKNVSLQVETASGCKSDVFIPATLPFVHPLPQPGFILPEVCLNDASAQFTDTSKISDGSEAQFTYVWNFNAGTPAVSPAPNINSSTLKNPQVKYNKSDNYTVSLRVTSKDGCVNTVSQNFTVNGSIPKADFEVQMNSVLCAKTPVVILNKSTVDFGSVTRSEIYWDRVNNPTAFQTDESPTMNKAYNNKYAVSNTAGQNFNIRLVSYSGGNTCVSELTKTITVHPNPLAAFTVSSAEICFDEPVSFIDQSATRSAVLPSRWVWDLGKGNTSTIQNPVRAYKDSGSFNTTLHVYSAAGCVSDTAMLTLTVYPLPVLNMGNKSVTILEGGQIKLNPSFVYGNDLRYLWTPASFLSSDTAYSPVSKPVDDIRYTFTVTGEGGCSVSDTIFIKVLKSPEIPNAFSPNGDGVNDTWNIKYLESYPGATVDVFNRYGQVVFRSFGYNRPWDGTSQGHLLPIGTYYYIINPKNGKPIYTGSITIIR from the coding sequence ATGGTTTCATTGACTACCGGAGTGCCTCAATCTAATGGTGGATCACAAGACATGATACTCTATTTTACATCAAACAAAGATGCCTCTGTTACGGTTGAAGTCCCTTCAATTAATTATACTCAGACTTATACGGTCACGAAGGGCCAAGTAACTGTTTCGAATCCAATACCAAAATCAGGAAATCAAGATACAAGAATTGCAGATACTGGGACATATAATCATGGTATACACATTACCAGTACTGAGGATATTGTAGCTTATGCCCATATTTATAACCAGAGCGTTTCTGGGGCTTCTTTGTTATTTCCAACAAATACATTAGGGCAAGAATATTATGCACTTAGTTATTCTCAGTTTTCAAATGATCCTTTTTCTAATTCATTTTTTTTTGTCGTTGCTACTGAGGACAATACATTAGTTGAAATAACACCAAGTGCGGCTAATAGAAATAATAAAGAAATAAATAAACCCTTTACTGTTAAGCTAAATAAAGGTCAGATATACAGTGTACTTGGAACTACTAATGGAGCAACAGGATCAGACTTGACAGGATCAAAGGTTAAATCAATTAGTTCTAATAGTTCTGGATCTTGTAAAAAAATTGCAGTTTTTTCAGGAACAGGTAAAATTAGTATTGGAGGAGGTAATAGTGGTAGTGCAGATAATTTGTTTGCCCAAGCATTTCCGATAGTAGCATGGGGAAAAAAATATTTAACTGTTCCCACCAGTCCTCAACCCAATAATTTTTATAGAATTTGTGTTTCTGATCCTTCTACTATTGTAAAATTGAATGGCAACATTATTCCGAATAATCTATTAGTAAATGGATTTTACTATCAGTTTAAAAATAGTAACATATCTGGAACTGGTGCAGCCCTGCCAAATCTAATTGAATCTGATAAGCCAATTTTAGTTGCTCAATATTGTACTACTCAAGGAACGGAAGGCAACCCTAATACCACACCTGGAGGTGATCCAGAAATGATTTTATTGAGCCCTGTTGAACAAACTATTAATGACATAACGCTTTACTCGGCTGATAGATTTAATATTATTCAAAGCTATATTAACGTAGTAGTAAAAAAAGGTGGGGAAAAAAGTTTTAAACTGGATGGTAGATTAATTTCAGATTCTTTTAAAGTTCATCCTTCAGAACCAAATTATTACTATGCTACATTAAATGTTTCAGCAGGATCTCATAATCTTTATTCAGATACAGGATTCAATGCCATTGCATATGGATTTGGAGCTGCAGAAAGTTATGGATACAATGCAGGCACAAATTTGAGAGACTTTAGTCGACAAGCCTCATTTAGTAATCCATACACGCGTATTGACTCAGCGGTTACTTGTATCAATACTCCTGTTCAGTTCTCTGTACCACTTGGCTTTCAACCAACAAGTCTTAGATGGGATTTTACAGCCGCGCCTAATATTACACCCAGTACCGCCATTGGTATCATAAATACCCCGGCTGCAGATAGCACGTTAATTGTAGGCGGACAAAGTTTGTACTATTATAGCACAGGCAAAACATTTCAGTTTACTTCAACAAATACCAACGCATTACGAGATACTATCAAATTATATACAACTTCTGCTACGCCAGATGGTTGTGGTAGTACTGATCAAGTATTTACCATTCCTGTTAAAGTGAATAGCAAACCCATTGCTGATTTCTCATTTACCGCTAGCGGATGTGTTTCGGATGTTGTGACTTTCAATACACCGAAAACATCCGGTGTAAGATGGCTTTGGGATCTGGGTAATGGTACCAATCTTGATCTCACCAATGAAACACATGGCGTCGTCTATGCACAACCCGGCAATTTCAATGTAAAACTTCGAACGGTTTCAGATATTGGCTGTGTGTCTGAAGAGGTTACCAAAGTTTTATCGATCACTACAAAGCCTATTGCGAATTTTAATTTCTCATCTGTTCGTTGTACAGATACTGATATCACATTTACGGATGCATCTACCAGTCAGGTAGGTACTATCAATAAATGGACCTGGGATCTTGGTGATGGAAATGGAAGCATTGTTGCTACAACCAATGCACCACAAACCACCAAATACACCACCACAGGAGGGAAGAATGTTAGCTTACAAGTAGAAACCGCTTCAGGTTGTAAAAGTGATGTATTTATCCCTGCCACATTACCTTTTGTACATCCTTTACCACAACCCGGTTTTATATTACCCGAAGTTTGTTTGAACGATGCCAGCGCACAGTTCACAGATACCAGTAAAATATCGGATGGCTCAGAAGCTCAGTTTACTTATGTATGGAATTTCAATGCAGGAACACCGGCAGTAAGTCCTGCTCCAAATATCAATAGCAGTACCCTGAAGAATCCGCAAGTGAAATACAATAAATCGGATAATTATACGGTCTCTCTCAGAGTAACTTCTAAAGATGGATGTGTGAATACTGTTTCGCAAAATTTTACGGTCAACGGATCCATCCCCAAAGCTGATTTTGAGGTACAAATGAATTCGGTACTCTGTGCCAAGACACCTGTTGTAATATTGAATAAATCAACCGTTGATTTTGGCTCGGTAACAAGATCTGAAATTTACTGGGACAGGGTCAATAATCCCACCGCATTTCAAACGGATGAGTCGCCGACAATGAATAAAGCATATAATAATAAATATGCTGTATCCAATACTGCGGGACAAAATTTCAATATCAGATTGGTTTCCTATTCGGGAGGGAATACTTGTGTGAGTGAATTAACGAAGACGATTACCGTACATCCGAATCCATTGGCTGCATTTACCGTATCAAGTGCTGAGATTTGTTTTGATGAACCGGTATCTTTCATCGATCAAAGTGCAACAAGATCGGCTGTGTTGCCCAGCCGATGGGTGTGGGATCTTGGAAAAGGAAATACTTCAACCATTCAAAATCCTGTTCGTGCTTATAAAGATTCAGGCTCTTTTAATACAACGCTGCACGTGTATAGTGCTGCAGGCTGTGTCAGTGATACTGCAATGCTCACATTAACAGTATACCCTCTTCCCGTACTCAATATGGGTAATAAGAGCGTAACGATATTGGAAGGTGGTCAGATCAAATTGAATCCATCATTTGTGTATGGCAATGATCTCCGTTATTTATGGACACCTGCTTCTTTCTTGAGCAGCGATACGGCTTATTCACCTGTCTCAAAACCGGTAGATGATATCCGTTATACTTTTACGGTAACAGGAGAGGGCGGTTGTTCGGTCAGTGATACCATCTTTATCAAAGTATTGAAGTCGCCCGAAATCCCCAATGCCTTTTCCCCCAATGGTGATGGTGTCAATGATACCTGGAATATTAAGTATCTTGAAAGCTATCCCGGGGCAACCGTTGATGTATTTAACAGGTATGGACAAGTTGTTTTTCGTTCTTTTGGATATAACAGGCCTTGGGATGGTACATCACAGGGACACCTGTTACCAATTGGCACATACTATTATATCATTAATCCCAAAAATGGAAAACCGATTTATACCGGGTCCATAACGATTATCAGATAG
- a CDS encoding type IX secretion system membrane protein PorP/SprF codes for MKSLKLYVLLVGIFMTVVVTAQQRPYYTQYIMNNYIINPAVAGIENYWDVKASHRMQWVGIQDAPVTTYITMHGPLKKNDFGWETATSMRARGENPRGQAYWQSYQSAEPHHGIGFTMLNDKTGPLNRFAAFGTYSYHLGISPTTSLSAGVSAGISNMSLDASKLNFGTTTVDPAVAGSGLINQIRPDISAGLWLYSKDYFLGVSAQQIVPQNVAFSNNTVYVEKGKLVPHLFFSAGYRMQLSQDVSLLPSTLIRYVSPLPIGFDVNAKFMYQDLLWVGGSYRYQDGFAGMVGLNISHNINIGYSYDLQTSRLNTVSKGTHEILIGFQLGNKYGDWCPRNLW; via the coding sequence ATGAAGAGTTTGAAACTATATGTATTATTGGTGGGCATATTCATGACCGTTGTGGTTACAGCACAACAGCGTCCATACTATACCCAGTATATCATGAATAATTACATCATCAATCCTGCCGTTGCAGGTATTGAGAATTATTGGGATGTAAAAGCTTCTCATCGTATGCAATGGGTTGGCATACAAGATGCACCGGTGACGACCTATATCACCATGCATGGACCCTTAAAGAAAAATGATTTTGGTTGGGAAACCGCGACAAGTATGCGTGCAAGAGGAGAGAACCCTCGCGGACAAGCATATTGGCAAAGTTATCAGTCTGCAGAGCCTCATCATGGTATTGGGTTTACCATGTTGAATGATAAAACAGGTCCACTCAATCGCTTTGCCGCTTTTGGTACATATTCTTATCATTTAGGGATTTCTCCAACAACCAGTCTATCTGCAGGTGTTTCAGCCGGTATCAGTAATATGAGTTTAGATGCATCCAAACTCAATTTTGGTACAACAACAGTTGATCCTGCCGTGGCAGGCAGTGGTTTGATCAATCAGATCAGACCTGATATCAGTGCCGGATTATGGTTGTATTCAAAAGACTATTTTTTAGGGGTATCTGCGCAACAAATCGTTCCTCAAAATGTGGCGTTCTCCAATAACACGGTTTATGTAGAGAAAGGGAAACTGGTGCCGCATCTTTTTTTTAGTGCAGGTTATCGTATGCAGTTATCACAGGATGTAAGTTTATTGCCATCAACATTGATTCGTTACGTATCACCTTTGCCCATTGGATTTGATGTAAACGCCAAGTTTATGTACCAGGATCTTTTATGGGTGGGAGGATCTTATCGTTATCAGGATGGATTTGCAGGTATGGTGGGATTGAATATCAGTCACAACATCAATATCGGTTACTCTTATGATCTGCAAACCTCCAGGCTGAATACTGTCAGCAAAGGAACTCATGAGATTCTGATCGGTTTTCAATTGGGAAATAAATATGGAGACTGGTGTCCGCGTAATCTTTGGTGA
- a CDS encoding M56 family metallopeptidase: MLPVFQSVFLQSLGYAIANSLWQTAILWLFYLLITSVLKPRASVKYTLAVILQSIGFIWFIFTLFFYYSAYNQLVPVTAGTSGGTITTIVPPGTGFRSSILKLMIWAEQLLPYLSAAYLILMIFLSVKWIIGYRYTLQIRKEGLAKMPANWRVFVQDTARQLGITREVRIFLSEKIASPLTIGFLKPLILVPVASINHLTIAQLEAILLHELAHIKRYDYLINILLSVAEISLFFNPFTRLFSSHIRKERENSCDDWVLQFQYSASTYAEALLRMAQLQATPAFAMAAAGSHQHELLNRVKRMIGANENRFTYKKQLLSFLLVTGILSSVAWFHPEQSKNNGIAVQKNTANSTALRLKEVQPVAIEPMAVKVTNPLFNPAFFLSNTLKKEMSENLEQASREIEASLNSKEVREAIQQIPATLQGAFQKIQTEKNLELSDWKEELIKIEKAEQEMKQAYKTLDTSGMPVYVRKPFKEEFEKDMQRMEKDLQEAKLTIAKEMKATLLNKTEQEKISKEVEMAMKAVEELNLQQIIPSSLESLEKMIETFEKLDKKINPVSPPAPDKPKFKKPVVEEKLKEKERKEGVLIKEPAEILAVLDRLNALELQNEWITYPAAFSDQDSMLVKKRMLKDWYKQQLLRQLIQRDSVMVKGLKKARL; the protein is encoded by the coding sequence ATGCTCCCTGTTTTTCAGTCTGTTTTTCTGCAATCACTGGGTTATGCTATTGCGAATAGTTTATGGCAAACGGCTATTCTATGGCTATTCTATCTACTTATCACCTCCGTTCTGAAACCAAGGGCATCTGTAAAATATACCTTAGCGGTCATTTTACAAAGCATTGGTTTTATCTGGTTCATCTTCACCTTATTCTTTTATTACAGTGCTTATAACCAACTGGTACCTGTAACTGCAGGTACATCTGGAGGAACGATCACTACCATCGTGCCACCCGGAACAGGCTTTAGATCTTCGATCTTGAAACTGATGATATGGGCTGAACAATTACTGCCTTATCTGTCTGCGGCTTATCTGATTCTGATGATCTTCTTATCGGTAAAATGGATCATCGGCTATCGCTACACCCTACAAATAAGAAAAGAAGGATTGGCCAAAATGCCTGCCAACTGGAGAGTATTTGTACAAGATACAGCCCGACAATTGGGCATCACAAGAGAGGTGAGAATTTTTTTATCGGAAAAAATTGCCTCACCCCTTACGATCGGATTTTTAAAACCACTGATTTTAGTACCGGTTGCCAGTATCAATCATTTAACGATTGCCCAACTAGAAGCTATTTTACTGCATGAACTGGCACATATCAAGCGATATGATTACCTCATCAATATTTTATTGTCTGTTGCCGAGATCAGTTTATTCTTCAATCCATTTACAAGATTGTTTTCATCACATATTCGTAAAGAAAGAGAGAACAGCTGTGATGACTGGGTTTTACAATTTCAATACAGTGCTTCCACTTATGCAGAAGCTTTGTTACGAATGGCTCAACTGCAAGCTACACCTGCATTTGCCATGGCAGCGGCTGGCTCGCATCAACATGAATTATTGAACAGGGTCAAGCGAATGATCGGCGCGAATGAAAACAGATTTACGTACAAAAAGCAACTCTTATCATTTTTATTGGTAACAGGTATCTTAAGTTCCGTTGCATGGTTTCATCCTGAACAATCAAAAAATAATGGTATCGCTGTACAAAAGAATACAGCTAACAGCACTGCACTTCGATTGAAAGAAGTACAACCGGTAGCGATTGAACCGATGGCGGTGAAAGTGACGAACCCCTTATTCAACCCTGCATTCTTTCTTTCCAATACACTTAAAAAAGAAATGAGTGAAAATCTCGAACAGGCATCTCGCGAAATTGAAGCTTCATTGAACAGTAAAGAAGTAAGGGAAGCCATTCAGCAGATACCTGCAACATTACAAGGTGCATTTCAAAAAATACAAACAGAGAAAAACCTGGAATTATCTGATTGGAAAGAAGAACTGATCAAAATAGAAAAAGCGGAACAAGAAATGAAACAGGCATATAAAACATTAGATACAAGCGGAATGCCTGTTTATGTCCGTAAGCCTTTTAAAGAGGAATTCGAGAAGGATATGCAACGAATGGAAAAAGACTTACAAGAAGCCAAGCTGACCATCGCCAAAGAAATGAAAGCCACCCTATTAAATAAAACGGAGCAAGAAAAGATCAGTAAAGAAGTGGAGATGGCCATGAAAGCTGTAGAGGAATTGAATTTGCAACAAATCATTCCCTCAAGTTTAGAATCACTTGAGAAAATGATCGAGACATTTGAAAAGCTTGATAAGAAAATCAACCCAGTGAGTCCACCCGCTCCTGATAAACCCAAATTCAAAAAACCGGTTGTTGAAGAAAAGCTAAAAGAAAAAGAGCGCAAAGAGGGAGTCCTGATAAAGGAACCCGCTGAAATCTTAGCAGTACTTGATCGTTTAAACGCTCTGGAACTACAAAATGAATGGATCACCTACCCTGCCGCTTTCAGTGATCAAGATTCGATGTTGGTAAAAAAGCGAATGCTGAAGGATTGGTACAAACAACAATTACTTCGTCAGTTGATACAACGCGATAGTGTTATGGTCAAAGGTCTGAAGAAAGCAAGACTATAA
- a CDS encoding BlaI/MecI/CopY family transcriptional regulator, with amino-acid sequence MAKNIKPTESELEILRVLWDKGTATVREVHEILSEHKDAGYTTTLKLMQIMFEKGIVKRDDSSKTHIYRANISRESTQQQIVGKMINSLFGGSSSQLVMQALGNQTPNKEELEEIQKLLDNLKKQ; translated from the coding sequence ATGGCAAAGAACATTAAGCCCACTGAAAGTGAGCTGGAAATATTGAGGGTTCTATGGGATAAAGGAACTGCTACCGTTCGTGAAGTACATGAAATATTGAGTGAACATAAGGATGCGGGTTATACCACTACCCTAAAACTCATGCAGATCATGTTTGAAAAGGGAATTGTAAAAAGAGACGACAGTAGTAAAACACATATTTACCGTGCCAATATCAGCCGGGAAAGCACACAACAGCAGATCGTTGGTAAAATGATCAACTCTTTATTCGGTGGATCATCCAGTCAATTGGTGATGCAGGCATTAGGTAATCAAACGCCGAATAAAGAAGAATTAGAAGAGATCCAGAAGTTATTGGATAACCTGAAAAAGCAATAA